A region of the Culex quinquefasciatus strain JHB chromosome 1, VPISU_Cqui_1.0_pri_paternal, whole genome shotgun sequence genome:
gggtagcccagatatttgagttttagtgagaaaaattgtccaaggaaatttctttcaaaattaacaTCCTGTTGGATAACTGTAAACTTTTTAATAACCTAAGACTAGAAGATCAGATTGTACAACGAGGTAGAAATATCACATTTTGTTAAAACAAATCACTCATCAGACGACAAACTTTTCATCGTTTCACGATTTCACCAATCCAGTTGGTAAATTCACTTACTCTCGTGTAGATTCCCGGAAATCCCGACCTCGCGCATCCAATTCCCGTTGACACGATACCAATCAGAACATCACCGTTGGTCACCAACGGCCCTCCGGAGTCTGCCCAACACGAATCGATTCCACCGGTTCGTTTACCAGCGCAAAGTTGTGTATTTGCGATGGTCCTCGGTCGATTTCCATCGCGGTAGAATGCTTCACAGTCCTCATTCCGGAACACGTCCACCACTGCCCGTTGCAACGTATCGGGTTTGACTCCTTCCTTGCGATTTTCGTGACTCCAGCCCCAGCCCGATACGGCCGCCAGTTTACCCTCGACGTGGCCGGAAGAATCTTGGCTGGTGGCCAGGCAAATTGGTCGCACGTTTTGATTGAAAAAGATCACCTTGGTAGACTCCAGGAGGGCAATGTCATTGTACGGCTTACTACACAAGTACTCTGGATGGAGCACGATGGACTTGATGGTCATTTCATACGCAGTACCAAGTCCATTATCAATTTCTCCGATTTGGTTTCCTTTGAGTTCAGAAATTTTGTACAGTCCGAGAATTGCTTTAATAAGAGCCGGACGTATCGGCTTGTTGAGACCACTACGAATGTgcatttttaatcaatgttTCTAGTATTAGTACACTCACGAATAACGTTACCACGCTTTCTGATCAATGTATTGTACAATGTTACAATAatccaaatagaaaaaaaacagacGTACCAACGGCCAGTATTATCCTGTTAGTCTGGTActggcattttttttcaaccaaaaacaATGGTAACGCCATTTGTGGTGAATTCAATTTTGCTTTCAAACCAACAACTTACTTGCACCCGCAATGACCGGCCGAGATTAGCCATCGTTCGTTCAATACCGTTGCGCCACAGAAGTGGCCACCGTACTTCATGAGACTTGCAATATACGTCGTTTGGCCACGCACCGCGTCGGAACCACCGACTATTCGCTgtctcctgctgctgcttccGCCGGTGCCGCATGGGATCGATGAAACTGTGGTGGTTGGTTGAAGTTCAATAACATGGTAGGTTGAGAATATTATCTGCTCTATTAGTTGCGAATCATAACTGTAAGCGTACGCAATGGGATTCATTGAGTCGCTATAGTGTAAAATATATGACAAGTGAATTGGAAGCTAACAGTTGAATGACTTGAAATACCCGCATCGAGTTGCTACTAAGAATAACCAATTCATCGAAATGATCGGTGAATTAATTTGCatgaattaaattttgcatttctTAACGGCAAATCAAAATTTAGCTCGTGGGAAACTGCATGATTGAAgcttaagggtttttttttggaatataaAAACAACTCGATACATTATTTTCCTTTTTAAGCCTAATC
Encoded here:
- the LOC6034777 gene encoding trypsin-1; this translates as MRWSLHRGLWQGVILIFLSESINSQINFSSIPCGTGGSSSRRQRIVGGSDAVRGQTTYIASLMKYGGHFCGATVLNERWLISAGHCGCNGLNKPIRPALIKAILGLYKISELKGNQIGEIDNGLGTAYEMTIKSIVLHPEYLCSKPYNDIALLESTKVIFFNQNVRPICLATSQDSSGHVEGKLAAVSGWGWSHENRKEGVKPDTLQRAVVDVFRNEDCEAFYRDGNRPRTIANTQLCAGKRTGGIDSCWADSGGPLVTNGDVLIGIVSTGIGCARSGFPGIYTRVSEFTNWIGEIVKR